The Bacteroidota bacterium genome includes the window TAACGGACAAGAGTTGATTGTTGTAGATTTCTACCCATATGCCGCCCAAAGGGCTCTTTCGAAGGTGGTCGCCCGATTGCTACCCATATGCCGCCCAAAGGGCTCAAAATCCCCATCCGCGGAACCATCTCTACCCAGACATGACCCCATCCGGGGCCAAATCCCCATCTGCGGAAATCTGTTTGATCTGCGTGATTCCGCGTATCCTACCCATCCGTGAAATCTGCGCTGAATCCGCGAAATCCGTGGAACTATTAAAACCCCCATCCGTGTAAATCTGTCAAATTCGTCTCATCCGTGTGCTATTTCATATCCATCGCTAAAAAGTCAGCTAATAGTTCATAGATCATAGCTAATAGTTTTCAAAGTTTCTTCCAGTTCAATCTGCAGCTCTTCCCATAAGGCGGTTTTCTTTTCGATATCTTCCTTGAGTTGCTGGTACTGACTGGTTTTCTGCATGGCTTCGCGGGCATTGTCGAAAAATCCGGGTTTTTCCATCTCGATCTCACACTCCTGTACCTTCTTCTCAAGTGAAGCAATCTCTGATTCAATTTTTTCTATTTTATCATTGATATGTTTCGTTGCTTTGTAACGCTTGTTTCGAAGTTCGGCTTCGAGTCGTTTCTGATCTTTACGGTTTACAGAGGCGGAATCTTCTGTTTTGATAGTTCCTGTTCGTCCTGAGATGTTATCCCTCTCCATCATCTCTTCACCTCTTTTACGGAGGTAATATTCGATCGTACCGGGGAAGATTTTGAAAGAGCCCCTTCTGATTTCAACAACCTTGTTCACAATTGGCTGAAGGAAATCCACATCGTGGGAAACAATTATCAGCGAGCCCGAAAATTTAACGAGTGCATTCTGCAAAACCTGCTTGCTGGTATAATCGAGATGGTTTGTGGGCTCATCCAAAATCAAAAGGTTGGCTTTCTTCAATAGGAGAAGTGCCAGAGCAACTCTGCTTTTTTCACCTCCAGAAAGAACCCCGACTTTCTTGAAAACATCATCACCTGTGAAGAGGAATGAACCTGCAAGAGCCCTGATTTGGGGAAGTGTCATGTCACCTGATTCAGATGCAATTGTTTCGAGTACATCGAGCTCGGGATCCAAAACCTCGCTCTGTTCCTGTGAAAACCATGCTATTGAAGTGTTGTAACCCAATATTTTTTCACCTGAAGTTGGTTTCAGAACAGACGCAATAATTTTTGAGAGAGTTGATTTTCCGGCACCGTTTGGACCAACAAAAGCGATTTTATCACCCTTTTCGACCCGTAAATCTATTTTATCAAGTACAAGATTATCTCCAAACCGCATAGTGATATTTTTTAATTCAAATACAATCTGGGCGGTTTTTGGAGGCTCGGGGAACCTGAATGCGATCCCTTTTTCAAAGTCGGGGAGGTCGATCTTATCAAATTTCTCCAGCATCTTCACCCGGCTTTGTACCTGCTTCGCTTTGGATGATTTGTACCTGAACCGGTCAACAAAACTTTGAATTTCCTTCATTCTTTTCTGTTGCTGCTCATACTCATGTTCAAGCCGTTCATCCCGTTCAGCTTTTGCCTTCAAATAGTGATCGAAATTGCCGTTGAAAACCGAGAAATCGTTCATGAAAATCTCAAGAGTTTTGGTAGTGACTGCATTCACAAAACGGCGGTCGTGAGAGACCAGCAAAAGTGCCCCTTTGAAAGTTTTAAGGAAACCTGTCAGCCATTCAAGAGAATCGATATCGAGGTGATTAGTCGGCTCATCCATCATCAACAGATCATTTTCAGCAATCAGCATCTTGGCAAGAGCAATTCTCATCTGCCAGCCTCCCGAGAAGTGGTCTGTCAGCTTTTCAAAATCACTCATCTGGAATCCAAGTCCGAGCAACACTTTCTCCACCCTTGCCTCTGCAGAGTATGAATCGATCTCCTCGAGCCTAAGATGAATCTCACCGAGCTGTTCCACGAGTCCGTCCCTTTCAGCAGGATCAGAATCGGGATCATTCAGCAGAGAGGTTATTTCAGCTTCTTTTTCCTGCAGTTCCTTCAGATTGGGGACACCGGCGAGGACTTCTTCGAGGAGGGTTCTCCCCTTGTGGGTTACATTTTCCTGAGGAAGATAGCCAATGGCAATATTCTTTCTTTTGAATATATCCCCCTTTTCCGGCTCGATGTATCCATTTAACATCTTGAGAAGAGAAGATTTTCCTGTGCCGTTTGAACCGACGAGAGATATCTTGTCACCGGCATTAATTTTAAAATTAACATCCTTGTAAAGGTATTTCCCACCGAACTGCAGTGAGAGATTTACTATATCTATCATATTTTTACTTAGTTACAGTTGCAAAAACTGTCACTGTTTAAGTCTTTCTTTTAATAAATGTATGTAATCAATTTCAACCGGGTCTTTTCCCCACACGATCGCCCGGTAGTAGGTTATCCAGTCACCGTAATAAATCATGTCGAACAGTCTCTCCTGATAAGTAGGAAGATTGCTCTGAATCATTACAACCGGTACCTTCAGTTTTCCGAGAATCTCATTGAATACATCAAATCGTTTTCTGATTTGAGGATGAATTGTATCATCGAGTACTTCAAAAACAAAATACGACTCATTTATTGCGCCGTAGGTTTCCCATCCAATAATCTCGTTATGGTTCATCTCAGGGAAAATATTGTGAAATGCATGCGACTTGCCGTTCTCGTTAAACTGACCTTTTAATCTTGTACCAACCGAATCAGTTACACCTGCAGCGGAATAGATCAAAGGAAGTTTTCCGTTAACCTCGGTAGCAATCGAGTAAGCGGAATTTCCGGGCTTCGAGAACTCTTCGCCTTTCATTTTCAATCTGTCCACGATTCTTGCAATGAGGTCATCATCCTTTTTAACAAGACCGAGTTTTGAAAAGAGATTCAGTATATTAAAAAATGAGGTATAGAGAGCGAACCTCGGTTGGAAGCCTGGCATGAGGGGAATGGCAGTCACTCCATCTCTGTCAGCCCATTCTCTGAGAGTCCCGCCTGTTGTCAGACATACTCTTTTTGCTCCCTTTTCACCCGCAGCCACATACGCCGAAAGGGTCTCTTCGGTTGAACCTGAGTAAGAGGAACAAATCACAAGTGTATCGGATGAAGTAAAGTTTGGCACCCCGTAATTTCTGTTGACAAACAGGGGCACTTTCAGCTCATCCTTTGCCCACAGAGAGAACACATCACCGGCAATGGCTGAACCACCAAGACCTGAGATAACAATATTTTTAATTCCTGTTACATCAAGATTTATATCAAACCTGTTTTCAATGGCGTTTTCAATTTGTTTATATGAGTTTAACAGGACTTCGAACTGGTTAGTCGGGTCTAATTTTTTAATTAATTCTAACATTTTGCTTCTTTCTACTTTAATTTTTCCATGAATTCGGGGGGAACCTGTGTCCCGGGGAAGTCTTTAATCACCTTGTCAATATAGACTTTTGCCCTCTCCTTTTTGTTGTAAGAGAGTTCATACTGCGCTCTTCTGAGCAGCATGGCACCCGTCAGTAAACGAATCTGTTCCACATATATGTTATCAACACCACCTGTCTGATATGTAAAATCTGGATCAGGAGCCGGGATGTATTCGTCTTCGTCCGTCAGACGGAAGAAGAAAAGGTCGGGCACCAGTTTAATATTTGGCGGCAATTCAAATTCCTTGTTGGCAAGCTCTTTATCAACAAGTTCCGGTGCGAGAAATACAGGCCTGTCTTTCATATTTTTCAGAAGTATCGCCAGAATTACATTTCGATAAGCTCTCTCGATAATCTGTGCTTCATAAGGCTTCTCTTTCTCAAACGGTACCACTTCCCTCAAGAAAACATCAGCTTCAGTTTTGTAAGAGGAAGTCAACCACGGGTAACACACATTCAACTGGTTATAGTACCACGAACGCCTCAGAAGTTCCTTGTCGATCACCGCCACATCCTTCCGAAGCCCTTCAACATGCTGAAAATAGTATGATGCAGAAAGGAAATAGTCCCACTGATAACTAAAAATAAGAGAATTCTTTGGCGATTTCTCAAGAATAGCCTTTGTGTACTGTTCGAAAATCAAATTATTACTTTGATTTACAGAACCATAAGTGAATCCAACCTGAACAAGAACGATAAAAATGCCGGTTGCTACGGTCTTTTTCATATCCCTGACTTTTTCGTGCAGCCAAATAATCCCGAATACAGCAAGAAGTGATATCCCGACATATGCGAGAAGAAAATATGATTCGAGATCGACGATATCGTAGTTTATTGCATATAATACCGTACCAAAAATCAGCAGAAGTGTTGTGATCAGGAGTTTGGTGGAGTTTTTTATCTGGTAAATTATTCCAATCAGCGAAGCGAGCAGTGACAGATAAAACTCTGCCGGGAGACCTGAAAAAAACTTTGCGAAATTTTTTGCCGCAGCAGCCGATGAGCTGAAAAGCCAAACCTGATACTGCTTACCGGAAACATGTCTAAGAATTCGTTCCAGATCGACAGGATTTCCCCAGTTTATTTCAGGATTTGCCGAGGCCCTTATCGGAAGCCAGGCATACAACAAAATTAACAGAGGGAAAAAGAGAGCAAGCATTTTCCCGAGTGTGAAGAACCCTTCTTTCCGTAACCTGAATCTTAAAAAGAAAAGATAAGCAGTCGCCGGAATTATCAAAAGAGTAGTCATATGGTTCGAGAATGACAGTGCCAATGCTCCCGCAAACACAAGCCAGGGTATCTCTTTTCGTAAAATGAACCCGGTATCCTCTCCGCCTGTCCGATCTTTTGAACTCAAAGCAAAAGCTCTTAAAAGTGTGTAAAAAGCTCCCGAGATTAGTGCCAGATGAAGCGAATACACTTCAACTGATGTGCTCTGAAACCAGACGGTTTTCCCAAAAGCAAGGATTAATCCACCAAGAACTGAGAAAAGAAGTACCTCATCTGATTTGAATCCTGATTTGGCCGGCTCATCACTCTGCAAGTCCACTTGTTTCGGTTTCTCATTCTTGCGGGAAGACTTGTTTTTACCTGATTTTCGAGCTTTTGCAAAATTTTCAAAAGCGGAGAAATTCACAAGGATGTATTCCACACTCTTTATAAAGAAATAAACACCGATGGAGGTGGTAATCGCTGCGAAAAGATTAAGTTGATAAATCACAGAAAAAGGCAAAGGTATTGATGCAAACAGCCACCCGAGCATGGTAAACAAAGGGTACCCCGTCGGGTGTGCAATCCCCGCCAATGCCTGTGCTGCGGCAAGTTCTCCCGTGTCTATCTGAAGAACGGATGGAGCCATTGTTGAATAATAGACAAGGAATACAACTACCGTTGTAATTGAGGCGTAGAATCTTTTAATTGTTTCCATTAACCTTTAAGCAATTTTTGAAAGATTTCATTGTTCTTTTTAAGTGTTGTTTGAACCGTATAATACAATTCTTCATATGATTCGAATCCCAGGAATCTAAACAGCTTATCCCCTTTCGCCTTTGCAGGAAGGAGATTGTTACTTGTCCGGTACATTACTTCGACAGCAAGTCTTGTCTTTCTGAGAAATTCGAATCCTTCCAAAAGATTTTTCATCATCTCGATATCCAAAGTTACAGATGATTGTGGTGCTGCGAGTACCTTCCTGTTTCCGTTTCCCATGAATAATTTCAAAAAAATCGAATCCAAAAGTAAGAGGTATTGAGAAATAAATTCAATGTCAGTAACACCACCTCTCCCTTTTATGAGATCGGGGAGATTGTTTAGTCCGCTAAACGAGGCGGGATACAGTTTTCTTCTCATCTCGTAAACTTCTTGTCGAAGTGTCTCTTTATCGAGGGAAGCAACCTTTTCAAGTATCAGATTAATAAACTGAGAATAAACTTCATTATCCCCGTAAAGAAAGGAAACCTTGGTTAGCGACTGTAACTCCCATATCTGAACCCTCTTTCTGAAATAGTGCTCGTACGCTTTAATATCCCATATGAGCTGTCCAGATTTCCCCTCGGGTCTCAACCTGCAATCTGCAGTCAGTGGAGACAGCTCTTCCCTGATATCTGCGAGCACCTTAATGAACCATTCCTCCATTTCGGGATGCGAGGTCATGTCATCACAAACCACTATTAAATCGACATCGGAAAAAAGGTGCATCTCACCCAGGGAAAAACTGCCCGCAATGGAAACAAAAAATCCGCTTTTTCCCCGTGAAGATTCTTTTATAAGCTTTTCAACCTTAAACCGAATTGTATCGGAAATGTGTTGCGATGCTTCCGCCTCATCTATGAACCCGAGAAAAAACTGGGATGCAGCGAGGAAAAGTATCGCTTTGGTATCTAAGCCATAGTCTGATTCAGGATCAATCTTTTCAAAAATCTTTCCGGAGAAGATCAGTTCCTTCAGCGAATGATCCTCTGTCAATAAATTTATGGCATAATCCGAATATTCACACAGGTTGAGGACACAATCCATCAGGAATTCGTCCTTCATTGCCTCATACCAGTACGAAGGAAGGGCACTTCGCTGAATAACCTTGGCAAGATTTGAAAGAGCAATGTCGGGAAATTTTCGACCTGAGAGAAGGAAGAGGAGTTTTTGTTCAATCTCGAGATAGAGAGCCGTCGTTCGGGAGTCAAATTCCTTTATTTCGATCAAACCCTTGCCTTCCTTCAGAAAGAGAAGATTTTTTTTTGCTTTTGCTTCATCCTTGAAAAAAGAAAGATCGATAGCCGGTTTGGAGTCTGATTCGTCAAGCCCGATAATCGATTCATAGATGCTCCTGACCTCCTTGCGGTATGTTGTGAGCTTCGCATTGAAGGCATCGACATGATAGAATCCGAGATATCGCGTGAGACTTTGCAGCAAATCACCTTCGTCGGGAATAATATGTGTCTGCCTGTCATTCATCAATTGCAGGTAGTGTTCGATCTTCCTGTAAAATATGTATGCATCCGTCAGAAGCTTTGCCTCCTTTTCAGTCAGGATTTTGGACAACTGCAATTCGGAGATCGCTTTTAGACTGTTTCCGGTCCGCAACTGTTTGTTTTTACCTCCGTTCAGGAGTTGGAGAGCCTGAACTCCAAATTCTATGTCCCTGATTCCTCCTTTGAACAACTTAATATTTTTATCGTCACCAATCGTTCTTAGCATCGTGTTTCTTAGCCGTGCTACCTGCTCCTTTGGCGAAGAATAGAATGATGCCGGATAGATAAAAGGTGTCACGGAATCAATAAAACGCTTATAAAGCTCCTGACTTCCACAAAAATATCCCGCCTTAATCAGCATCTGTCTTTCCCAGTTCTCACCCCGGGTCTCGTAGTAAAGGATAGTATCCCGCAATGTCCTAGCAAGAGGAGCAGCATGCCCGTCGGGTCGCAATCTGAAATCCACCCTGAAAAGATAACCTGAATCTGTAACTGTGACTGCCGATTCAGTAAACAGAATTATTGTCTCATTCAGCAGTTCGAAATATTCCCTTCCGTTCGGCAGACGAAAATTATCGTTGAAGATTACAATCAAATCGATATCTGAACTGTAGTTAAGCTCACCCCCGCCAAGTTTTCCCAGACTGACAACCGCATAGCCGGTCAACCCGGAAAACAACTCTTCATCTTTTTTATCAACTTCCCTGATCCCTGCCAGTTCCGGAAAACCGATGTTATCAATTTCATACTTCTTTAATACCTTTTCAAAGCAACAAAGAAACAGTGCCTCACCCAATACGGCAGACATGTTTGAAAGTTCCTCCGTAGCCCGCTTTAGATCGATATACCCGATCAGATCTTTTACACCTGTAGAAAGGATTTCCTGTCGTTTGAGTGATTTTATTCTGCGTACTTTGTGGTCAAATGATTTTTGCATCAGAACTGAAGCAAAAACCGTTTCCCTGAAAAAGTTTCTTTCAAGGCGGGATTCCAGATGTGTAGGATCAAATATCCGGTACAGAAATTCAGGATTTCTGACAAGCACATCAGAGAGATAGTTACTATTGGCTGCCACTGAAACAAGGACCTCAAGTTGCTGTGGGAATTTTATCAAATCCCTGACAAGCGCTGCCTTGTTAAAACTGCTCTCTAAAATTTTTAAGAAATTATTCTCACACCCCCTGTGGAAGTGGTGTTTTACAACCTCTGTTTGTATCAGCTCAGACAACTTCCCGATTTCCACGGAAGGGAGATATCCTGAGACAAGTTCGAACAATCGTAAATTAAACTCTTCCGAGAGTGCCAAATCAAAACTTTAAAAGTTGAAAAAAATTAAAACTAAATGTACGGTTTATTTAAATTATTGTTATATTTGAAACAGTTACTTTTTTAATATTACAGAAACAGCACCCTTTCCCCAAAGTTTTTAAATAGTTCAATAATACCCTTGCGGAATTATTCGTAGCCACTTTTAATCAATCATGGAGTCTCAAGTGAAAAAAAATGTTTTTTCATTCATTTCTGTCTTTATAATCCTGGTCTTTACCATATTAGCCTTTAAATCTGCGGATCAGGCAAATGGGTATTACACCAAAGAAGCCTTTCTTCAATTTAAAATTGAGAAGAAAAAGAAACCATCCAAAATGAGTTACGACAAGCCGGATGAGGCAATTAAATGGCTGGTCGAGCAAAGAATGTCTGCCACCGGTTCAATTCCGGCTGACTGGCGACAGAATGCCCTGAAGCATATCGCAAAATACAATCTAAACCCTCTTGCAACCGAAGCATTCAGTTGGACAGCCCACGGTCCCGGTAACATTGGTGGAAGAATCAGGGCAATGGTGATCCATCCAACAGATACGAATACCATCTACATTGGCGCCGCCAGTGGCGGTGTTTGGAAAACCACAGATGGTGCCGAAAGCTGGACACCTTTGAAAGACCTGATGGAGAATCTAGCCGTAAATGCTCTCTGTATGGACCCCGCAAACCCCGACATTTTGTATGCGGGTACAGGTGAAGGATTTTTCAATGTAGACGCTCTTCAAGGTGAAGGAATTTTCAAGACCACAGATGGCGGCGCATCGTGGACACAACTGAATTCCACCATGAACGACAACTTCTATTTTGTAAACAAAGTGGCAATCGACCCTTCAAACGGGAAACTTTGGGCAGCTACAAGAGCGGGTCTATTCTACTCGACCGATGGTGGAGGCAGTTTTCAGCAAAGGTCACTTGGCGACAATTCGAATGTAACCGATCTCGCCATCAAAGGATCAAACATCTTTGTAGCTCAAGGATTAAGCCAGCAAGGCAGAGTTTTGGTTTCGACCAATAATGGAGAATCATTCTCTCCTTCATTTACACGCTCGGGCATTGGAAGACTCGTAGTTGCAATAGCTCCCTCAAATCCAATGATTGCCTACGCCTCGGGTCAGAACATGACCAGCAATCAGTGCGGTGCACTCGTGAAAACAACCGATGCAGGGGCTTCCTGGAATGATATCACAATTCCCGGTCCGACTGCTTCAGGTGATCCGACCTACACGGGTCAACAAGCCTGGTACAACAACATTCTTGCAGTCCACCCGACCAATCCGGATATTATTTATGCTGCAGGGCTCGACATGTTCGGTACCACGAATGGTGGAACAAGCTGGGAGCAGATTACTCAATGGGATGCTGAAAGAACCAACCCGATTTTCGCACATGCCGACCACCATATCATTGCGTTTAACCCTCTGAATCCAAATACCGTTTATGTAGGAAATGATGGTGGTGTCTACAGAAGTATTAATGGCGGTTCCGGTTGGGAAATGAAAAACAATAATCTTGCAATTACACAGTTTTATTACGGTGCTGTTCATCCTACACAGGAGAAGTACTATGGGGGTGCTCAGGATAATGGTACTCTTGTTTCTGAAACAGGTACAAACTGGAAAGAAATTATCGGCGGCGATG containing:
- a CDS encoding DUF2723 domain-containing protein; amino-acid sequence: METIKRFYASITTVVVFLVYYSTMAPSVLQIDTGELAAAQALAGIAHPTGYPLFTMLGWLFASIPLPFSVIYQLNLFAAITTSIGVYFFIKSVEYILVNFSAFENFAKARKSGKNKSSRKNEKPKQVDLQSDEPAKSGFKSDEVLLFSVLGGLILAFGKTVWFQSTSVEVYSLHLALISGAFYTLLRAFALSSKDRTGGEDTGFILRKEIPWLVFAGALALSFSNHMTTLLIIPATAYLFFLRFRLRKEGFFTLGKMLALFFPLLILLYAWLPIRASANPEINWGNPVDLERILRHVSGKQYQVWLFSSSAAAAKNFAKFFSGLPAEFYLSLLASLIGIIYQIKNSTKLLITTLLLIFGTVLYAINYDIVDLESYFLLAYVGISLLAVFGIIWLHEKVRDMKKTVATGIFIVLVQVGFTYGSVNQSNNLIFEQYTKAILEKSPKNSLIFSYQWDYFLSASYYFQHVEGLRKDVAVIDKELLRRSWYYNQLNVCYPWLTSSYKTEADVFLREVVPFEKEKPYEAQIIERAYRNVILAILLKNMKDRPVFLAPELVDKELANKEFELPPNIKLVPDLFFFRLTDEDEYIPAPDPDFTYQTGGVDNIYVEQIRLLTGAMLLRRAQYELSYNKKERAKVYIDKVIKDFPGTQVPPEFMEKLK
- a CDS encoding bifunctional phosphoglucose/phosphomannose isomerase, with product MLELIKKLDPTNQFEVLLNSYKQIENAIENRFDINLDVTGIKNIVISGLGGSAIAGDVFSLWAKDELKVPLFVNRNYGVPNFTSSDTLVICSSYSGSTEETLSAYVAAGEKGAKRVCLTTGGTLREWADRDGVTAIPLMPGFQPRFALYTSFFNILNLFSKLGLVKKDDDLIARIVDRLKMKGEEFSKPGNSAYSIATEVNGKLPLIYSAAGVTDSVGTRLKGQFNENGKSHAFHNIFPEMNHNEIIGWETYGAINESYFVFEVLDDTIHPQIRKRFDVFNEILGKLKVPVVMIQSNLPTYQERLFDMIYYGDWITYYRAIVWGKDPVEIDYIHLLKERLKQ
- a CDS encoding T9SS type A sorting domain-containing protein → MKKNVFSFISVFIILVFTILAFKSADQANGYYTKEAFLQFKIEKKKKPSKMSYDKPDEAIKWLVEQRMSATGSIPADWRQNALKHIAKYNLNPLATEAFSWTAHGPGNIGGRIRAMVIHPTDTNTIYIGAASGGVWKTTDGAESWTPLKDLMENLAVNALCMDPANPDILYAGTGEGFFNVDALQGEGIFKTTDGGASWTQLNSTMNDNFYFVNKVAIDPSNGKLWAATRAGLFYSTDGGGSFQQRSLGDNSNVTDLAIKGSNIFVAQGLSQQGRVLVSTNNGESFSPSFTRSGIGRLVVAIAPSNPMIAYASGQNMTSNQCGALVKTTDAGASWNDITIPGPTASGDPTYTGQQAWYNNILAVHPTNPDIIYAAGLDMFGTTNGGTSWEQITQWDAERTNPIFAHADHHIIAFNPLNPNTVYVGNDGGVYRSINGGSGWEMKNNNLAITQFYYGAVHPTQEKYYGGAQDNGTLVSETGTNWKEIIGGDGGATEVDYNNPEFVYGEYTNFCFYKSTDGGTNFVKSMSGIPVGPGTFDGTTDRTLFITPFIMDPNNPHILLGGTYRVWRTTNQATSWTAISGDLTGDGTGTEGGSISTLAVAKGNSNVIYIGCTNGRVQVTTDGGGSWNIRDNGLPTAYATRIVVDPANEATAYISYSGFAAGNKVYKTTDYGSTWTNISGNLPNIPVNSLLVVPTRTEAVFAGTDLGVFTTTDGGNTWYRDGLSLPNVAIFDMDYRASDDKIFVHTHGRGTWSTPAAATSIKELANNPADFNLLQNYPNPFNPSTKIRFSVPVSGMVTVKVYDLQGKEIATLHNSSMNAGSYEVDWKGSDSFGKPVSSGIYFCRLVSGNNQKTIKMILSK
- a CDS encoding ABC-F family ATP-binding cassette domain-containing protein yields the protein MIDIVNLSLQFGGKYLYKDVNFKINAGDKISLVGSNGTGKSSLLKMLNGYIEPEKGDIFKRKNIAIGYLPQENVTHKGRTLLEEVLAGVPNLKELQEKEAEITSLLNDPDSDPAERDGLVEQLGEIHLRLEEIDSYSAEARVEKVLLGLGFQMSDFEKLTDHFSGGWQMRIALAKMLIAENDLLMMDEPTNHLDIDSLEWLTGFLKTFKGALLLVSHDRRFVNAVTTKTLEIFMNDFSVFNGNFDHYLKAKAERDERLEHEYEQQQKRMKEIQSFVDRFRYKSSKAKQVQSRVKMLEKFDKIDLPDFEKGIAFRFPEPPKTAQIVFELKNITMRFGDNLVLDKIDLRVEKGDKIAFVGPNGAGKSTLSKIIASVLKPTSGEKILGYNTSIAWFSQEQSEVLDPELDVLETIASESGDMTLPQIRALAGSFLFTGDDVFKKVGVLSGGEKSRVALALLLLKKANLLILDEPTNHLDYTSKQVLQNALVKFSGSLIIVSHDVDFLQPIVNKVVEIRRGSFKIFPGTIEYYLRKRGEEMMERDNISGRTGTIKTEDSASVNRKDQKRLEAELRNKRYKATKHINDKIEKIESEIASLEKKVQECEIEMEKPGFFDNAREAMQKTSQYQQLKEDIEKKTALWEELQIELEETLKTISYDL